In Salvelinus sp. IW2-2015 linkage group LG23, ASM291031v2, whole genome shotgun sequence, a genomic segment contains:
- the tm4sf21a gene encoding transmembrane 4 L6 family member 4 isoform X2 has product MCTGKCSRCIGVTLYPLAVISIICNIILFFPGWETSYAKDGYITEEVKYMGGLVGGGIMVLVPALYIHVTGQQGCCANRCGMFLSIAFAAVGVAGALYSFIVAMLGLINGPYCRVLLIWMTPFKDKENSYLNNRDLWGLCTAPKDVVEFNIGLFAILLLTSSLQLVLCCSQMINGLFGCLCGTCTSKGVI; this is encoded by the exons ATGTGTACAGGTAAATGCTCCCGGTGTATCGGGGTGACGCTATACCCACTGGCAGTCATCTCCATCATCTGTAACATCATACTGTTCTTCCCGGGTTGGGAGACCAGTTACGCCAAAGATGGATACATTACAGAAGAGGTGAAGTACATGGGTGGACTGGTTGGAGGGGGAATAATG GTGTTGGTCCCAGCATTGTACATCCATGTTACTGGACAGCAGGGATGCTGTGCCAACCGCTGCGGG ATGTTCCTCTCCATTGCCTTTGCTGCGGTCGGGGTTGCTGGCGCCCTCTACAGTTTCATAGTGGCAATGCTTGGCCTGATTAATGGGCCCTACTGTAGAGTGCTGCTGATCTGGATGACTCCCTTCAAAGACAA AGAGAACAGTTACCTAAACAACCGTGATCTGTGGGGCTTGTGCACAGCGCCTAAAGACGTAGTGGAGTTTAACATTGGGCTGTTTGCCATCCTGCTGCTGACAAGCTCTCTGCAGCTGGTGCTCTGTTGTAGCCAGATGATCAACGGGCTCTTTGGATGCCTCTGTGGAACCTGCACCAGCAAAGGG GTTATTTAA
- the tm4sf21a gene encoding transmembrane 4 L6 family member 4 isoform X1 has translation MCTGKCSRCIGVTLYPLAVISIICNIILFFPGWETSYAKDGYITEEVKYMGGLVGGGIMVLVPALYIHVTGQQGCCANRCGMFLSIAFAAVGVAGALYSFIVAMLGLINGPYCRVLLIWMTPFKDKENSYLNNRDLWGLCTAPKDVVEFNIGLFAILLLTSSLQLVLCCSQMINGLFGCLCGTCTSKGQVI, from the exons ATGTGTACAGGTAAATGCTCCCGGTGTATCGGGGTGACGCTATACCCACTGGCAGTCATCTCCATCATCTGTAACATCATACTGTTCTTCCCGGGTTGGGAGACCAGTTACGCCAAAGATGGATACATTACAGAAGAGGTGAAGTACATGGGTGGACTGGTTGGAGGGGGAATAATG GTGTTGGTCCCAGCATTGTACATCCATGTTACTGGACAGCAGGGATGCTGTGCCAACCGCTGCGGG ATGTTCCTCTCCATTGCCTTTGCTGCGGTCGGGGTTGCTGGCGCCCTCTACAGTTTCATAGTGGCAATGCTTGGCCTGATTAATGGGCCCTACTGTAGAGTGCTGCTGATCTGGATGACTCCCTTCAAAGACAA AGAGAACAGTTACCTAAACAACCGTGATCTGTGGGGCTTGTGCACAGCGCCTAAAGACGTAGTGGAGTTTAACATTGGGCTGTTTGCCATCCTGCTGCTGACAAGCTCTCTGCAGCTGGTGCTCTGTTGTAGCCAGATGATCAACGGGCTCTTTGGATGCCTCTGTGGAACCTGCACCAGCAAAGGG CAGGTTATTTAA